A genomic window from Fusarium oxysporum Fo47 chromosome VIII, complete sequence includes:
- a CDS encoding carbon-nitrogen hydrolase: MIDSSTQDSPMAKLGIASKDTRHQVRVAVTQAEPRWLDLQGSIDKTCALIVEAAKGGAELLAFPECWITGYPAWIWARPVDTDLASRYIKNSMRADGPEMARIQQCAADNDMTVVLGFSENFHNTLYISQAIIDSDGKLLALRRKIKATHMERTIFGDASGDALTSVVDTRVGRVGALSCWEHIQPLLKYYLYSHREQIHVAAWPPLHPYKDEKELWSMSREGARALSQTYAIESQAFVLHATSIISEQGISLMNTERGAVMSTPGGGSSAIFGPDGRILTEDIPQCEEGILYATLDLDEILRCKSFVDVCGHYSRPDMLWLGVDREVKKHVQ; the protein is encoded by the exons ATGATTGACTCTTCTACACAAGACTCCCCAATGGCAAAGCTGGGAATCGCCTCCAAGGACACTCGACATCAAGTCAGAGTCGCAGTCACGCAAGCTGAACCCAGATGGCTTGACTTGCAGGGTTCAATCGACAAGACCTGTGCTTTGATCGTTGAAGCCGCCAAAGGAGGTGCTGAGCTCCTGGCATTCCCCGAGTGTTGGATTACAGGATACCCTGCTTGGATCTG GGCGCGGCCAGTTGATACAGATCTCGCGAGCCGGTACATCAAAAACTCAATGCGCGCCGATGGCCCAGAGATGGCAAGAATCCAGCAATGCGCAGCCGACAACGACATGACAGTCGTCCTTGGGTTCTCGGAAAACTTTCACAACACTCTGTACATCTCACAGGCCATCATAGACTCTGACGGCAAGCTGCTTGCACTTCGACGGAAGATAAAAGCTACCCACATGGAGAGAACAATTTTTGGTGATGCTTCTGGTGATGCCCTTACAAGCGTTGTTGATACAAGGGTCGGCCGTGTCGGAGCACTCTCTTGCTGGGAGCATATTCAGCCCCTGCTAAAGTATTACCTCTACAGCCACCGTGAGCAGATCCATGTTGCTGCGTGGCCGCCATTGCATCCATACAAGGACGAGAAGGAATTGTGGTCCATGTCGAGAGAAG GCGCCCGCGCATTATCTCAAACGTACGCAATCGAATCACAAGCCTTTGTCCTTCATGCGACATCCATCATCAGTGAACAGGGGATCAGCCTCATGAACACAGAACGAGGGGCTGTCATGAGCACTCCAGGAGGAGGTAGCTCTGCAATCTTTGGTCCCGACGGAAGGATTCTCACCGAGGATATACCTCAATGTGAGGAGGGGATCTTGTATGCCACACTTGATTTGGATGAGATTCTACGCTGCAAGAGTTTTGTGGATGTCTGTGGACACTACAGTCGACCGGATATGTTGTGGCTTGGGGTTGATCGGGAGGTGAAGAAGCATGTACAGTAG
- a CDS encoding major facilitator superfamily domain-containing protein, whose protein sequence is MAFGVLESNASEQPAGTVFLEDSQDGMHTILVPSPSNSPNDPLNMSRIRKELYFLTLLFGACVTGALGPVLVPAFGIVSQTFQTPLSNVALLNGSLILGLGVSSYFSAIISDLWGRRIIFVLTSILLVVSNIWAAVSQGYGSLLAARVFQGLAMGPCFSLAGTSCVNDVFFLHQRGRRVGLWNFAVIVSVNIAPVISGYLIVDMGWRWAFWFLAVAFAVGLIMVVFFLPETKWDRDEVISGGNEKTDEKVAVETAPVVESVTPWKKICGVQHLQFASAQELLPSLVSPILMLRHPVVIWGCIMWSITFTWVIVLGTVADQIFGAPPYSLDPTQVGLVIGIAPLVGSALGTLISGWMSDLAAHYMSVFNGGLYEPEFRLVVIVPSAITMTVGAFGLGDAIDHARPTMVCCVFLALINFGVGAGCTGIVTYTNDVCMDRAGSAFGLAMLIKSSFAFGLTFMLNNYYATKGPMVFFSTWGGLTLGICLTTVPLYVFGKRIRSCMGRY, encoded by the exons atggcTTTCGGCGTCCTTGAAAGTAATGCTTCTGAGCAACCTGCTGGGACTGTCTTCCTCGAAGACTCTCAAGATGGCATGCACACAATCTTGGTGCCTTCACCCTCCAACTCTCCCAATGACCCTCTCAACATGTCACGAATCCGAAAGGAGCTGTACTTCTTGACCCTCCTCTTTGGTGCCTGCGTAACTGGCGCTCTTGGTCCTGTCCTCGTTCCAGCTTTCGGCATTGTGTCGCAGACCTTCCAAACACCTCTCTCGAATGTGGCTCTACTCAACGGGTCGCTCATCCTTGGTCTGGGCGTGAGCTCTTATTTTTCGGCAATCATTTCAGATCTCTGGGGTCGCAGGATCATTTTTGTCCTGACTTCAATCTTGCTGGTAGTGTCCAACATCTGGGCGGCTGTTTCGCAAGGATACGGGTCACTCCTGGCAGCCCGTGTATTCCAGGGACTGGCCATGGGACCATGCTTTTCTCTGGCTGGTACATCTTGCGTGAATGAcgtcttctttcttcatcagaGAGGTCGAAGGGTCGGTCTGTGGAATTTTGCCGTCATTGTCTCTGTCAACATCGCCCCGGTCATCAGCGGGTATCTCATTGTCGACATGGGCTGGCGATGGGCCTTTTGGTTCCTTGCTGTCGCTTTCGCTGTTGGATTGATCATGGTGGTCTTTTTCCTCCCCGAGACCAAATGGGACAGGGACGAAGTTATATCAGGTGGAAATGAAAAGACAGATGAAAAGGTTGCCGTCGAGACTGCACCAGTTGTCGAGTCGGTCACtccatggaagaagatctgTGGAGTCCAACATCTCCAATTCGCCAGCGCACAAGAACTACTGCCCAGTCTTGTCAGCCCTATTCTTATGCTTCGACATCCTGTTGTCATCTGGGGTTGTATCATGTGGTCAATCACCTTTACCTGGGTCATTGTTCTTGGCACTGTAGCTGACCAAATCTTTGGCGCTCCACCATACAGCCTCGACCCAACCCAGGTCGGACTCGTCATTGGCATAGCTCCTCTTGTTGGATCTGCCTTGGGAACGTTGATCTCTGGTTGGATGTCTGATCTTGCCGCTCACTACATGTCCGTATTCAATGGGGGTCTGTACGAGCCTGAATTCCGACTTGTTGTCATTGTGCCTTCTGCAATCACCATGACTGTAGGAGCTTTTGGCCTTGGCGATGCAATTGACCATGCCAGGCCGACAATGGTCTGTTGCGTCTTTCTGGCCCTGATCAACTTTGGCGTTGGCGCAGGCTGTACGGGTATCGTGACGTATACCAATGATGTGTGTATGGATCGTGCGGGCAGCGCATTCGGATTGGCAATG CTTATCAAGAGCTCGTTCGCATTTGGTCTTACCTTTATGCTCAACAATTATTATGCCACAAAAGGGCCGATGGTCTTCTTTAGTACCTGGGGAGGTTTGACTCTGGGTATCTGCCTGACAACTGTTCCGCTGTACGTATTCGGAAAGAGAATTCGAAGCTGTATGGGTCGATATTGA